One Vigna unguiculata cultivar IT97K-499-35 chromosome 7, ASM411807v1, whole genome shotgun sequence genomic region harbors:
- the LOC114191466 gene encoding nuclear transcription factor Y subunit B-9-like: MAGAREQDQYMPIANVLRIMRRILPPHAKISDEAKETIQECVSEYISFITAEANDRCQREQRKTVTAEDVLWAMGKLGFDDYAQSLSVYLNRYRQSEGERMSGGRRGSTSVPPMELNPPFHPYPPHGFGMFDYDPSHSIASSSRSGGFVQNFDPYANPNPNPNPYAHPNPNPNLHEFDPFGNPRPADENNNNNNNHRM, encoded by the coding sequence ATGGCTGGAGCGAGGGAGCAAGATCAGTACATGCCAATAGCAAATGTGCTGAGGATCATGCGAAGGATCTTGCCACCACATGCAAAAATCTCCGACGAAGCTAAAGAGACCATTCAAGAATGTGTCTCGGAGTACATTAGCTTCATCACTGCCGAAGCCAATGACCGATGCCAGCGCGAACAACGTAAGACAGTGACTGCTGAAGATGTCTTGTGGGCTATGGGAAAACTTGGTTTTGATGACTATGCTCAATCTCTTTCTGTTTACCTGAATCGTTATCGCCAAAGTGAAGGAGAACGCATGTCTGGGGGGAGACGTGGTTCTACTTCTGTTCCTCCAATGGAGCTTAACCCACCTTTTCATCCTTATCCTCCTCATGGCTTTGGAATGTTTGATTATGATCCATCACACTCCATAGCTTCTTCTTCCAGATCAGGTGGATTTGTTCAAAACTTTGACCCTTATGCTAATCCAAACCCTAATCCAAACCCTTATGCTCATCCAAACCCTAATCCAAACCTCCATGAGTTTGACCCTTTTGGTAATCCAAGACCTgctgatgaaaataataataataataataatcatcgcATGTGA